Proteins from one Salaquimonas pukyongi genomic window:
- a CDS encoding LLM class flavin-dependent oxidoreductase codes for MDFSLFVHMERLTPDQPHAVLYEEFVGLAKMADEGGMRAVWTGEHHGMEFTIAPNPFLTLVDLCHHTRHVRLGTGTVVAPFWHPIKLAGEAAAADLITGGRIELGIARGAYSFEYERLMPGMDAWEAGQRMREMVPLVPKLWQGDLAHEGEFFRFPKTTAVPKPVQENGPPIWIAARDPNSHQFGVHNGFNIQVTPLWQGMEEIEKLYGHFDDACAGYKGERPKIMLLHHAYVGKDEEDVARAVGDLRRYYNYFGAWFLNKRPISNGMISAISKAEIEANEMYTAEKLARDLTVGTTRQVIDRIRRYEDLGYDEFSYWVDSGMTSERKRASLARFIDDVMPVFA; via the coding sequence ATGGACTTTTCCCTATTCGTTCACATGGAGCGCCTCACCCCGGACCAGCCGCATGCAGTGCTTTATGAGGAGTTCGTCGGGCTTGCCAAGATGGCCGATGAGGGCGGCATGCGCGCCGTCTGGACCGGCGAACATCACGGAATGGAGTTTACCATCGCGCCCAACCCGTTTTTGACGCTGGTCGATCTTTGCCATCACACAAGGCATGTCCGGCTGGGCACCGGGACCGTCGTTGCGCCGTTCTGGCATCCGATCAAACTGGCCGGAGAGGCTGCTGCCGCCGATCTGATCACCGGCGGGCGCATTGAACTTGGCATTGCGCGTGGAGCCTATTCCTTCGAATATGAGCGGCTGATGCCGGGAATGGATGCCTGGGAGGCCGGCCAGCGTATGCGTGAGATGGTGCCGCTGGTGCCAAAGCTGTGGCAGGGCGACCTTGCCCATGAGGGCGAGTTCTTCCGCTTTCCCAAAACCACGGCAGTGCCCAAGCCCGTTCAGGAAAACGGCCCGCCGATCTGGATTGCCGCCCGCGATCCCAACAGCCATCAATTCGGCGTGCACAACGGGTTCAACATTCAGGTCACTCCGCTCTGGCAGGGAATGGAGGAAATCGAGAAACTGTACGGGCATTTCGATGATGCCTGCGCCGGCTACAAGGGCGAGCGCCCGAAGATCATGCTGCTCCACCATGCCTATGTGGGCAAGGATGAGGAGGATGTTGCAAGAGCAGTCGGCGATCTGCGCCGCTATTACAATTATTTCGGGGCCTGGTTTTTGAACAAGCGGCCGATCAGCAACGGGATGATTTCCGCGATCAGCAAGGCGGAGATCGAAGCCAACGAAATGTACACCGCAGAAAAACTCGCCCGTGATCTCACGGTGGGAACAACCCGGCAGGTCATCGACCGGATCAGGCGTTATGAAGACCTTGGATATGACGAGTTTTCCTATTGGGTGGACAGCGGCATGACAAGCGAACGCAAGCGTGCTTCTCTCGCGCGGTTCATCGACGATGTAATGCCGGTTTTTGCTTGA
- a CDS encoding flavin reductase family protein has translation MTGFDPRALRDAFGSFMTGVTVVTSRNRDGDPVGFTANSFSSVSLDPPLLLVCPGSFLSSFSVFAECEYFAVNVLAEGQEEISNTFASFKGDRFAKTPHHTGIHDLPLIEGAVACFCCRTFTRVPAGDHAVLIGEVVSFTHQKGDGLGYVGGRYFSLGLERAGASPDLSICGAIIENQGKVLLEKTQAGYCPVQFKADRSAAQRDLLEARLVECGITADIDQVYSSFSGEGAEPAPISWQRRKPRCSRTEWSGSRSVPCRIFNLPPRRSAK, from the coding sequence ATGACCGGTTTTGATCCCCGCGCCCTGCGCGATGCCTTTGGAAGCTTCATGACGGGCGTTACCGTGGTCACGTCCAGAAACAGGGATGGCGACCCGGTGGGCTTTACCGCCAATTCCTTTTCCTCCGTCTCGCTCGATCCACCACTCCTGCTCGTTTGTCCGGGCAGTTTCCTGTCGAGCTTTTCCGTCTTTGCCGAATGCGAATACTTCGCGGTCAACGTGCTTGCCGAGGGGCAGGAAGAAATTTCCAACACGTTTGCCAGCTTCAAGGGGGACCGGTTTGCAAAGACTCCCCATCACACGGGCATCCATGACCTGCCGCTGATAGAAGGTGCCGTTGCCTGTTTTTGCTGCAGAACCTTCACGCGGGTTCCCGCCGGCGATCATGCAGTGCTGATTGGCGAAGTCGTGTCCTTCACGCATCAAAAGGGCGACGGGCTCGGCTATGTCGGGGGGCGCTATTTCAGCCTGGGCCTTGAGCGGGCGGGGGCATCGCCTGACCTTTCGATATGCGGAGCGATCATCGAGAATCAAGGCAAGGTGCTGCTTGAGAAAACACAGGCGGGTTATTGCCCGGTTCAGTTCAAGGCAGACCGTTCCGCCGCGCAGAGAGACTTGCTGGAAGCCCGGCTCGTCGAATGCGGGATAACCGCCGACATCGATCAGGTGTATTCCTCATTCTCCGGTGAGGGGGCAGAACCAGCACCTATTTCCTGGCAACGGCGAAAACCGCGGTGCAGCAGGACGGAATGGAGTGGATCCCGGTCCGTTCCCTGCCGCATCTTCAATTTACCACCCCGGCGATCGGCCAAATGA
- a CDS encoding alpha/beta fold hydrolase, which yields MMWTTRPRSDFGQVSAIAEGDGPLVIMLHGVGLQAEAWCAQIDDFVSAGYRVVAPDMPGHGHSPLVPAHTLSQFATLLSGLLKEEAVIVGHSMGAMLALTLASMHPDKVAGIIALNAVHRRDAAAKAAVRGRAGELDGIQAQDPANTLHRWFGEAVTPEREACAAWLRHTHPAGYKTAYTVFAEADGELDTALARLRCPALFMTGEADPNSTPAMSEAMAAAAMKGEAQIIAGAAHMLPMTDASKINGTLLRFAEGCLS from the coding sequence ATGATGTGGACAACCCGGCCGCGGTCTGATTTCGGCCAAGTCTCGGCAATTGCCGAAGGGGACGGGCCACTTGTCATCATGCTGCATGGCGTTGGCCTGCAGGCTGAAGCCTGGTGCGCGCAAATCGATGATTTTGTCTCGGCCGGGTACCGGGTTGTGGCACCCGACATGCCCGGACATGGTCACTCTCCCTTGGTGCCTGCGCACACCCTTTCGCAATTTGCCACGCTGCTGTCCGGTCTGTTGAAAGAAGAAGCCGTCATCGTGGGCCATTCCATGGGTGCCATGCTGGCTCTGACACTTGCCAGCATGCATCCGGACAAGGTTGCGGGCATCATCGCGCTTAACGCAGTGCATCGCCGCGATGCAGCCGCCAAGGCGGCTGTCCGCGGGCGTGCTGGCGAGCTGGACGGCATCCAGGCACAAGACCCCGCCAACACCCTTCACCGGTGGTTTGGTGAGGCCGTCACACCAGAGCGCGAAGCTTGCGCGGCCTGGCTTCGTCACACCCATCCGGCCGGCTACAAGACGGCTTATACCGTTTTCGCGGAAGCCGATGGCGAATTGGACACCGCACTGGCGCGCCTGCGCTGTCCTGCCTTGTTCATGACAGGAGAAGCCGATCCGAACTCGACACCTGCCATGTCGGAGGCGATGGCCGCCGCTGCCATGAAGGGAGAGGCCCAGATCATTGCCGGTGCCGCCCACATGCTGCCGATGACCGATGCCTCGAAAATAAACGGCACCTTGCTGCGGTTTGCCGAAGGTTGCCTGTCATGA
- a CDS encoding amino acid synthesis family protein — protein MTPEIRKLVTYDETVLIEGFRKAAVPWRMFAAAAVIKNPWAGRFVEDLKPEIKAFGPVLGEMLTQKILAFAGGGEAIEAYGKAGIAGLDGEVEHASALIHTLRFGNFYREAVGAKSYLSFTNTRGPAATPVVIPMMDKNDPGRRSHYLTLQFAIADAPRDGELVIALGGATTGRPHHRIGDRYQDLKDLGHDVDNPAAV, from the coding sequence GTGACACCTGAAATCCGGAAACTTGTGACCTATGACGAGACGGTTCTCATCGAGGGCTTTCGCAAGGCCGCAGTTCCCTGGCGGATGTTTGCCGCCGCGGCGGTCATCAAAAACCCCTGGGCCGGCCGTTTTGTCGAAGATCTGAAGCCGGAAATTAAAGCCTTCGGCCCGGTTCTTGGCGAGATGCTGACGCAGAAAATACTCGCTTTTGCCGGCGGCGGGGAGGCGATCGAAGCCTATGGCAAGGCAGGCATTGCGGGCCTGGATGGGGAGGTGGAGCATGCCTCCGCCCTGATCCACACCCTGCGCTTCGGGAATTTCTACCGAGAGGCGGTCGGGGCGAAATCCTATCTTTCCTTCACCAACACACGGGGTCCTGCCGCCACGCCGGTGGTGATCCCCATGATGGACAAGAACGATCCAGGCCGCCGTTCGCACTATCTGACACTCCAGTTTGCCATTGCCGATGCGCCCCGCGATGGTGAACTCGTCATCGCGCTGGGTGGCGCCACGACCGGGCGCCCCCATCACCGGATTGGCGACCGCTATCAGGACCTGAAGGATCTGGGACATGATGTGGACAACCCGGCCGCGGTCTGA
- a CDS encoding LysR family transcriptional regulator → MAKTLPHLNWFRSFEAAARRMSSTAAAEEIGLTQSAVSQQIKALETRLGVALFHRHARGLSLTDDGRKLLPQVEAALETLKNATSQYLTNSDGELITIAASISMTEWVIAPSCRSFIGAIPALPFAS, encoded by the coding sequence GTGGCCAAAACACTCCCGCACCTCAACTGGTTCAGATCCTTCGAAGCAGCCGCGCGCCGGATGAGTTCGACCGCCGCCGCAGAAGAGATCGGACTGACCCAGTCGGCCGTAAGCCAGCAAATCAAGGCACTTGAAACGCGGCTGGGCGTTGCCCTGTTCCACCGCCATGCGCGCGGGCTTTCTTTGACCGATGACGGGCGAAAGCTCCTGCCCCAGGTTGAAGCGGCGCTGGAGACGCTGAAAAATGCCACATCGCAGTATCTGACGAACTCGGACGGGGAACTGATTACCATCGCAGCCTCCATCAGCATGACCGAATGGGTTATTGCCCCGTCCTGCCGGAGTTTCATCGGCGCAATCCCGGCACTTCCATTCGCTTCATGA
- a CDS encoding translocation/assembly module TamB domain-containing protein produces the protein MGAVGLLLLMAVLAIGFLTATGAGLGLLAKTVSNLASNGEGEVRITGISGVWTGETKVTSVVLSDRKGVYARIFGIGVDWDRAALLSGTFRASSLTAAKAEIIRQPVPKDEESGSGGLPIQLDLQAIRLPELVVGEALIGQAMTFKAEAVLSALADPVTIASSFKITPGNREGVLEGTFSLDADTANLNLDVRLREPEGGVLATAFDLPGKPAVGLSATAEGPLEALTFSLQGEVGGNRIIDVKGDAGLKNETFFIKAEGDGTPSRIVPPRYRQLLSGSFALNVDLSGETTGRLSVNSAKIDGDRFFAVLRGDLDLLGQSDLSGGWTARDGAVNLTAGLVPELKELAVRSIAFSVKGPSHAAAVIASVDMPVLDTGKMRFGGIRANVSAPALNLEEQSGDFKVEIEADEGGFDNADLQRLFSSRIYGEAQGAIDGDRIDIAQIRLDNDALVANGEAGIDLGKQAIEGGLELRIGASHLPPSLPSLSEEDARIDIRFAVLPGGDIRISGLKAVFGSLSAEGSAALSGEEITASLTADLKAMNGLDPKLKGALLLAAELSGRINSPVIDLTATSNRIEANGHVLTDLSARLSGLADAAKPDVDLALSGTLDGLPLTGKAQLISEAGVRLLKNLVLTNGENRVSGNIALAGDGTPEGKLAIQLPDVSAFAALAGQELKGGLEGRLNFSKRDGVPFVDARFTSERLSSGELEVEALAADIAARDYLAAAAFEGVARIGSLRQGGTAIRPLEVKFAFDDGWTRFDARGTSDGVPVSMDGRVRPADGAVAIELDKASAVFRGVALALASPAAITVRDGIVSLAQLAISAGGGVASLSGTAGETLDLSADLSGIGAAVANKFVPGLNAGGSISGLVKVTGKPADPDVNFNITWNNAATAETRTAGLGALKVSADGRFASQVLAISLAASGGGGIDLKGQGNVALGSAQRLDFNLRGTVPYSVLAAQLARQGMVLRGNAAVDLKLSGSPSSPVINGTVSSAGGRFVHAESGIAVDELGLAARFDGTRAVIEKLNGRLSTGGTVQASGNVGLSGGFPADFSVKVNNGRYSDRRTVDATFDADLKISGALVGDPLLAGSINLATAVITVPERLPASISRLDVSHRNASESVARQSEKLQSRNAGSSGGSSGLRLDLTLNAPRRVFVRGRGIDAELGGSMQLRGPVSRTATLGGFEMRRGRLSILGKRLDFTRGNIAFAGSLVPRLDMVAQTASGSTTILVTVSGQADQPEFLFSSVPPLAEDEVLARLIFNNNLSNLSPLQIAQLAQAAATLAGKGGNTSLVGKLQNALQVDDLDVRTDSETGETTVGVGRYVNDRTYVGVERGQTGGSGKVRIDLNVGRGVKLRGEATESGKNKAGIFYEREY, from the coding sequence ATGGGGGCTGTTGGCCTGCTGCTGTTGATGGCAGTGCTGGCAATCGGATTTCTGACGGCCACCGGCGCTGGATTGGGCCTGCTGGCCAAAACGGTTTCGAACCTTGCTTCCAATGGCGAGGGTGAGGTTCGCATTACCGGCATCAGCGGCGTGTGGACAGGGGAAACCAAAGTCACGTCCGTTGTCCTTTCTGATCGCAAGGGCGTTTATGCCAGGATTTTCGGTATCGGCGTGGACTGGGATCGTGCGGCACTTTTGTCGGGAACCTTCAGGGCAAGCAGCCTGACAGCCGCCAAGGCGGAGATCATCCGGCAGCCGGTGCCGAAAGATGAGGAGTCCGGTTCGGGCGGCCTGCCCATTCAACTTGATCTTCAAGCAATAAGGCTGCCCGAACTGGTGGTCGGCGAAGCGCTTATCGGGCAAGCGATGACATTCAAGGCCGAGGCAGTATTGTCCGCCTTAGCCGATCCGGTCACCATCGCCAGCAGTTTCAAGATCACCCCCGGCAATCGTGAAGGAGTGCTTGAGGGAACGTTCTCTCTCGATGCGGATACCGCAAACCTCAATCTCGATGTCCGTTTACGAGAGCCGGAAGGCGGGGTTCTAGCCACTGCCTTTGATCTCCCGGGCAAGCCGGCGGTTGGCTTGTCGGCCACCGCCGAGGGTCCGCTTGAAGCGCTGACATTCTCCCTTCAGGGTGAAGTGGGCGGCAATCGCATCATCGATGTCAAGGGTGATGCAGGCCTTAAAAATGAGACTTTCTTCATCAAGGCCGAGGGTGATGGAACGCCGTCGCGGATCGTTCCTCCCCGTTACCGGCAATTGCTGTCGGGATCTTTCGCCCTGAACGTTGACCTATCCGGCGAGACCACCGGCCGCCTTTCGGTCAATTCTGCAAAAATCGATGGCGACCGCTTCTTTGCCGTGCTGCGTGGCGATCTCGACCTGCTGGGGCAAAGCGATCTTTCCGGCGGGTGGACCGCAAGGGACGGCGCGGTGAATCTGACCGCCGGACTGGTCCCCGAACTGAAAGAACTTGCCGTTCGCAGCATCGCGTTTTCCGTCAAGGGGCCTTCGCATGCCGCCGCTGTCATTGCTTCCGTCGATATGCCGGTGCTCGATACCGGGAAGATGAGGTTTGGTGGCATACGGGCAAATGTTTCTGCGCCCGCCCTCAATCTGGAGGAACAGTCAGGGGACTTCAAAGTCGAGATAGAGGCGGATGAGGGCGGGTTCGACAATGCGGATCTGCAACGCCTGTTTTCCTCGCGTATCTATGGAGAGGCGCAAGGAGCGATTGACGGTGATCGCATCGACATCGCCCAGATCAGGCTCGACAACGATGCATTGGTTGCAAATGGCGAGGCAGGGATCGATCTTGGCAAACAGGCAATTGAAGGCGGTCTGGAACTGCGCATTGGGGCCAGTCACCTTCCTCCCTCCTTGCCGTCGCTGTCGGAAGAAGACGCCCGGATTGATATCCGTTTCGCCGTTCTTCCTGGCGGTGACATCAGGATTTCCGGCCTGAAGGCGGTATTTGGCAGCCTGTCCGCAGAAGGGTCGGCGGCCCTTTCCGGAGAGGAAATTACTGCCAGCCTGACCGCTGACCTGAAGGCCATGAACGGGCTCGATCCAAAGTTGAAAGGGGCGCTTCTGTTAGCTGCCGAACTTTCCGGCCGGATCAATAGTCCGGTAATCGATCTAACCGCCACGTCGAACCGGATCGAGGCGAATGGTCATGTGCTGACGGATCTGTCGGCCAGGCTAAGCGGCCTGGCGGATGCCGCCAAACCCGATGTTGACCTGGCGCTCTCTGGCACGCTCGACGGTTTACCGCTGACGGGCAAGGCACAACTCATCAGCGAAGCGGGTGTGCGGTTGCTGAAAAACCTGGTTCTGACAAACGGGGAAAACCGGGTTTCGGGAAATATCGCCCTTGCGGGGGATGGAACGCCGGAAGGCAAACTGGCCATACAACTTCCCGACGTCTCCGCCTTTGCCGCGCTTGCCGGCCAGGAATTAAAGGGCGGACTGGAAGGAAGGCTCAACTTCAGCAAACGCGATGGCGTGCCTTTTGTGGATGCCCGTTTTACAAGCGAACGGCTTTCAAGCGGCGAATTGGAAGTTGAGGCTCTGGCAGCCGACATTGCGGCCAGGGATTATCTTGCCGCCGCTGCGTTTGAAGGCGTTGCCAGGATCGGTTCCCTGCGTCAGGGCGGCACCGCGATCCGCCCGCTTGAGGTCAAGTTCGCTTTTGATGACGGCTGGACCCGTTTTGATGCCAGGGGAACGAGTGATGGCGTGCCCGTATCGATGGATGGCCGTGTCCGCCCGGCCGACGGCGCGGTTGCGATAGAACTCGACAAGGCATCGGCTGTTTTCCGCGGTGTGGCGCTGGCGCTGGCGTCACCCGCAGCCATCACGGTCCGCGACGGGATTGTGAGCCTTGCTCAGCTAGCCATTTCAGCTGGAGGCGGGGTTGCATCATTATCCGGCACAGCCGGTGAGACGCTCGATCTGTCGGCTGATCTAAGCGGAATTGGCGCTGCCGTGGCAAACAAGTTCGTGCCGGGATTGAATGCTGGCGGCAGCATATCGGGACTGGTCAAGGTTACCGGGAAACCGGCTGATCCGGATGTCAACTTCAACATTACCTGGAACAACGCTGCCACCGCCGAAACGCGGACTGCGGGTCTGGGGGCGTTGAAGGTATCTGCCGATGGGCGTTTTGCTTCCCAGGTGCTGGCCATCTCCCTTGCAGCATCGGGCGGCGGCGGAATTGACCTTAAAGGACAAGGCAATGTGGCGCTGGGCAGCGCTCAGCGACTGGATTTCAACCTCCGTGGCACCGTGCCCTATTCGGTACTTGCGGCCCAGCTCGCCCGGCAGGGAATGGTGCTTCGGGGAAACGCTGCTGTCGATCTGAAACTTTCCGGCAGCCCATCCAGCCCGGTCATAAACGGCACGGTTTCTTCTGCGGGGGGAAGGTTCGTCCACGCTGAAAGCGGCATTGCTGTCGATGAGCTGGGACTTGCTGCCCGCTTTGACGGCACCAGAGCGGTGATCGAGAAGCTCAATGGCAGGCTTTCAACCGGCGGAACGGTGCAGGCCAGTGGCAATGTGGGCTTGTCCGGCGGATTTCCCGCCGATTTCTCGGTCAAGGTCAATAATGGCCGCTATTCTGACCGCCGGACGGTTGATGCCACCTTTGACGCCGATCTGAAGATTTCCGGTGCGCTGGTTGGCGATCCGTTGCTGGCCGGGTCAATCAATCTGGCCACCGCCGTCATCACCGTGCCGGAGCGGCTTCCCGCAAGCATATCCAGGCTTGACGTCAGCCACCGCAATGCCAGCGAGAGCGTGGCTCGCCAGTCCGAGAAGCTGCAAAGCCGAAATGCCGGATCGTCGGGCGGAAGCTCGGGACTGCGGCTCGATCTAACTCTCAATGCGCCGCGCCGCGTCTTTGTTCGGGGCCGCGGGATTGACGCCGAACTGGGCGGCAGCATGCAGTTGCGGGGGCCGGTTTCCAGAACGGCGACGCTTGGCGGCTTCGAGATGCGCAGGGGGCGGCTTTCGATCCTCGGCAAGCGGCTCGACTTTACCCGCGGCAACATCGCCTTTGCCGGTTCCCTGGTGCCCCGACTGGACATGGTTGCGCAAACCGCATCGGGCAGCACCACGATACTTGTGACCGTCAGCGGGCAGGCGGATCAGCCCGAGTTCCTGTTTTCCTCCGTGCCGCCCCTTGCCGAAGACGAGGTTCTCGCGCGGCTTATCTTCAACAATAATCTGTCGAATCTTTCGCCCTTGCAGATTGCCCAGCTCGCACAGGCGGCAGCCACGCTTGCCGGCAAGGGCGGCAACACCTCACTTGTGGGAAAGCTGCAGAATGCTTTGCAGGTCGACGACCTGGATGTGCGCACGGATTCAGAGACCGGCGAAACAACGGTGGGCGTCGGTCGCTATGTCAATGACCGCACCTATGTGGGGGTCGAGCGTGGCCAGACGGGCGGCAGCGGCAAGGTGCGTATCGATTTGAATGTGGGGCGCGGCGTCAAACTGCGCGGTGAAGCAACGGAGTCCGGCAAGAACAAGGCCGGCATTTTCTATGAGCGTGAATATTGA